From the genome of Anaerolineae bacterium, one region includes:
- a CDS encoding metallophosphoesterase family protein, which produces MRVAILADIHGNLPALNAVLDDAMGQKITTFWCLGDVVGYGPWPIQCWAALQKLDIAPNAWVVGNHDLGLVDGLCGGQYFSEEYFDQEARTVLNYHRQVCRTVYPEICPQIEQTQVIAQPKPGVILAHGVPKPADPTWTVTKYTTGKVDAEQAVTDLLQADFFPQLIVVGHSHRALFWRRVAAAPNPESEWQEETPQGQLALGNLSRQIVYLNPGSVGQPRDEGYEASYCYLDWHRMTVCFRRVSYALDLTRRKMIELGYPQTLIDKWYTDPRL; this is translated from the coding sequence ATGCGGGTCGCCATTTTGGCCGACATTCACGGCAACTTACCCGCCCTCAACGCCGTGTTGGATGACGCGATGGGGCAAAAAATCACAACCTTTTGGTGCCTGGGCGACGTGGTAGGCTACGGCCCCTGGCCGATCCAATGTTGGGCCGCCCTGCAAAAACTGGACATCGCGCCCAATGCCTGGGTGGTGGGCAACCACGACCTGGGGCTGGTTGACGGGCTGTGCGGGGGACAATATTTCAGTGAGGAGTATTTTGACCAGGAGGCCAGAACCGTGCTCAATTATCATCGCCAGGTGTGCCGGACGGTTTACCCGGAGATATGCCCCCAAATTGAGCAAACCCAGGTTATTGCCCAGCCCAAACCAGGCGTGATTCTGGCCCACGGCGTGCCCAAACCGGCAGACCCCACCTGGACCGTGACCAAGTACACCACCGGCAAAGTAGACGCAGAACAAGCCGTAACCGATCTCCTTCAGGCCGATTTTTTTCCGCAATTGATTGTGGTGGGTCACAGCCATCGCGCCCTCTTCTGGCGACGAGTTGCGGCTGCGCCTAACCCAGAGAGCGAGTGGCAAGAAGAAACTCCGCAGGGCCAACTGGCCCTGGGAAATTTAAGCCGGCAAATTGTATATCTCAATCCGGGCAGTGTGGGGCAGCCGCGGGATGAGGGCTACGAAGCCAGCTATTGTTATCTTGATTGGCATAGAATGACCGTCTGTTTCCGGCGCGTATCCTACGCCCTGGATTTGACTCGGCGGAAGATGATAGAGTTGGGTTATCCCCAAACGCTGATTGATAAGTGGTACACCGACCCCAGGCTTTAG